The Ensifer adhaerens genome contains a region encoding:
- a CDS encoding carbohydrate kinase family protein, producing the protein MAAIVLLGDINIDLVLAIPTYPGEGGEAIATGQTAMIGGSATNTAIALAKAGHDCRFIGRVGVDSWGREALSELAAAGISTRWIGHDEQEPTQINVITVSPVGERTMFAYRGANARLSAADVDPAAFADAQLFHLSGYALLQPRQTEAALAAIDLADDAGICITLDIPGGVVAGIAAQVRALLPRIDTVVLGSVDLPGLLEQPKEADEKELIEMLLASGVRRVAVKGSGGAASCLYQLGSMDSAPWFPVQVVDTIGAGDAFAAGHIHGRVTGLSAPDCCRLANAYGALAVTRKGSGQAMPDRDEVFAFLEKAENSA; encoded by the coding sequence ATGGCCGCCATCGTCCTTCTCGGCGATATCAACATCGATCTCGTGCTCGCCATCCCCACCTATCCCGGCGAGGGTGGCGAGGCGATCGCCACCGGCCAGACCGCGATGATTGGCGGTTCGGCCACGAACACAGCCATCGCGCTTGCCAAAGCCGGGCACGATTGCCGCTTTATCGGCAGAGTGGGTGTCGATTCCTGGGGTCGCGAGGCATTGTCCGAGCTTGCCGCCGCCGGCATCTCCACACGCTGGATCGGCCACGACGAGCAGGAACCGACTCAGATCAACGTCATCACCGTCAGCCCCGTCGGCGAACGCACCATGTTTGCCTATCGCGGCGCAAATGCACGCCTTTCGGCCGCAGACGTCGATCCGGCAGCCTTTGCAGACGCTCAGCTGTTCCACCTTTCCGGCTATGCCCTGCTCCAGCCGCGCCAGACGGAAGCCGCCCTCGCCGCCATAGACCTCGCCGACGATGCGGGCATCTGTATAACCCTCGACATTCCCGGCGGCGTGGTGGCGGGCATCGCTGCGCAAGTAAGGGCGCTGCTTCCTCGGATCGACACGGTCGTGCTTGGCAGCGTCGATCTCCCCGGCCTTCTGGAACAGCCGAAAGAAGCGGACGAGAAAGAACTCATCGAAATGCTGTTGGCGAGCGGCGTCCGTCGCGTGGCGGTGAAAGGATCCGGCGGAGCGGCATCCTGCCTCTATCAGCTCGGCAGCATGGACAGCGCGCCGTGGTTCCCCGTCCAGGTGGTAGATACGATCGGCGCGGGCGACGCCTTCGCCGCCGGCCACATCCATGGCCGCGTCACGGGCCTTTCCGCCCCCGACTGCTGCCGCCTCGCCAATGCCTACGGCGCGCTCGCCGTCACACGCAAGGGCTCTGGGCAGGCGATGCCCGACCGAGACGAAGTCTTCGCCTTTCTGGAGAAGGCCGAGAACTCGGCCTGA
- a CDS encoding trans-sulfuration enzyme family protein has product MSDTPFKALEFASRAVFYEPEEHSQSISYPIYMSANFQYGGDIYDQIVAGARKEVNIYSRCGNPTEYKLEEHIAQLTGGTACLATASGMAAISHALFGILKAGDHIVADLTTYSSTHEFFDHRAQDFGLKVSLVDCSDVRAVENAFTPETKVLYVEAIANPTMKVPPLRKLVEIAHARGIVVICDNTFASPAVCRPHDFGVDVVVESATKFIGGHNDAVGGVITLKSDILPKDWLEDVRWNTLNKLGAPLSPFNAWLLLRGAQTLALRLEKQCANALALAKHLEAHPAVKRVFYPGLPSHPNYASASEQLIGGGAMLSFQVDDEACGVRLLKRLQLCSFAASLGGLRTTTQVPATMAFLDIPSQEREAMGVVDGLVRFSVGIEHINDIIADVDQAIALMHADL; this is encoded by the coding sequence ATGTCCGACACGCCTTTCAAAGCCCTCGAATTTGCCAGCCGCGCCGTTTTCTACGAGCCGGAGGAGCATTCCCAGTCGATCAGCTACCCGATCTACATGTCGGCGAATTTCCAGTATGGCGGCGATATCTATGACCAGATCGTCGCCGGTGCGCGCAAGGAAGTGAACATCTATTCGCGCTGCGGCAACCCGACCGAATACAAGCTCGAAGAGCATATCGCACAGCTGACCGGCGGAACCGCCTGCCTTGCCACAGCCTCCGGCATGGCCGCGATCTCACACGCCCTCTTCGGCATCCTGAAGGCCGGCGATCACATCGTGGCCGATCTCACCACCTATTCCTCCACCCATGAATTCTTCGACCACCGCGCCCAGGATTTCGGCCTGAAGGTCAGCCTCGTGGACTGCTCGGACGTGCGCGCCGTCGAAAACGCCTTCACGCCCGAGACGAAGGTCCTCTATGTCGAAGCCATCGCCAACCCGACGATGAAGGTTCCACCGCTCAGGAAACTTGTCGAGATCGCTCACGCGCGCGGCATCGTCGTCATTTGCGACAACACCTTTGCCTCCCCCGCCGTCTGCCGCCCGCATGATTTCGGCGTCGACGTCGTCGTTGAAAGCGCAACGAAATTCATCGGCGGCCACAATGATGCCGTCGGTGGCGTCATTACGCTGAAGTCCGATATCCTGCCAAAGGATTGGCTGGAGGACGTGCGCTGGAACACGCTGAACAAGCTCGGCGCGCCGCTGTCGCCCTTCAACGCCTGGCTGTTGCTGCGCGGCGCGCAGACACTGGCGCTGCGGCTCGAAAAGCAGTGCGCCAACGCGCTGGCACTCGCCAAACACCTCGAGGCGCATCCGGCCGTCAAACGTGTCTTCTACCCCGGCCTGCCGTCGCATCCGAATTACGCCTCTGCCTCGGAACAGCTCATCGGCGGCGGTGCCATGCTCTCCTTCCAGGTAGATGACGAAGCCTGTGGCGTGCGGCTGCTGAAGCGCCTTCAGCTCTGCTCCTTCGCGGCCAGCCTCGGGGGCCTTCGTACCACCACGCAGGTGCCCGCCACCATGGCCTTCCTCGATATTCCGAGCCAGGAACGCGAGGCTATGGGCGTTGTTGACGGCCTCGTGCGTTTCTCGGTCGGCATCGAGCACATCAACGACATCATCGCCGACGTCGACCAGGCCATCGCCCTCATGCACGCAGATCTCTGA
- a CDS encoding carbohydrate ABC transporter permease, with amino-acid sequence MSAVRRWNRTSTVVLILLTLHVLMVIFPFVWMIYSTFKTNKEFMRSVWSLPTSLNFDAYSGAWSGGALGGYAVNSLIIMAGATIITVLVSTLAGYALAIYRPRWMPAVELSLTAAMAIPAYVALVPLVVMLRTAGLLDTHLGVILPTAAFNVPVSIFIMQAFFNTLPRELFDAGRVDGASEWMIFRVVALPIARPAMFTVGIVNMIWVWNDFLFPVVFINNPARKTLPVGLTDFVGEHVTNYPVMLAAILMAAIAPLILFIFFERQITAALIGGAVKE; translated from the coding sequence ATGAGCGCCGTCCGCCGCTGGAACCGCACGAGCACGGTCGTGCTCATCCTGCTCACGCTGCATGTCCTGATGGTGATCTTCCCCTTCGTCTGGATGATCTACAGCACGTTCAAGACCAACAAGGAGTTTATGCGCTCCGTCTGGTCCTTGCCGACGAGCCTCAATTTCGATGCCTATAGCGGCGCCTGGAGCGGCGGCGCGCTCGGTGGCTACGCCGTCAACTCACTCATCATCATGGCTGGCGCGACGATCATCACCGTGCTGGTGTCGACGCTCGCCGGCTACGCGCTTGCCATCTATCGTCCGCGCTGGATGCCAGCGGTGGAGCTGTCGCTGACGGCAGCCATGGCCATTCCCGCCTATGTCGCGCTGGTGCCGCTGGTGGTGATGCTGCGGACGGCAGGCCTGCTCGATACACATCTCGGCGTCATCCTGCCGACAGCCGCCTTCAACGTACCGGTTTCGATCTTCATCATGCAGGCATTCTTCAACACGCTGCCGCGTGAGCTCTTCGATGCCGGTCGCGTCGACGGCGCTTCCGAATGGATGATCTTCCGCGTCGTCGCCCTGCCGATCGCCCGGCCCGCCATGTTCACGGTCGGCATCGTCAATATGATCTGGGTGTGGAACGACTTCCTGTTCCCGGTCGTCTTCATCAACAATCCCGCCCGCAAGACGCTGCCGGTTGGCCTTACCGATTTCGTCGGCGAACATGTCACCAACTATCCGGTCATGCTCGCGGCAATCCTGATGGCCGCCATCGCACCGCTCATCCTCTTCATCTTCTTCGAACGCCAGATCACGGCCGCGCTCATCGGCGGCGCCGTGAAGGAATGA
- a CDS encoding carbohydrate ABC transporter permease, giving the protein MSTDIGLAKRHNRATLLFLAPALIFVCAFIAYPVVYAGWLSMFEWDGASDPIFVGAGNFLKLAADPVFWASLGRNLLVALSAIVFQVFLALAIAYCLVRIVPAFSRIFLFFYLVPVMVSEICIGLLWRFMYNPYFGLVNAALKAVGLDSLKRGWLGESETAFLAVVVVMSFTYLGLYVLLFTAAVRSVPESVYEAAELDGAGDFRKFFSITVPMVWDAVRANSLLAIIGSLKTFSLVFVLTNGGPSHASEVVSTYLYKMGFGSFQMGYAATIGFVQMALTALAAWVVFRFLRRKGDA; this is encoded by the coding sequence ATGAGCACGGACATCGGCCTAGCGAAAAGACACAATCGGGCGACGCTGCTCTTCCTGGCGCCGGCTCTGATCTTCGTCTGCGCTTTCATCGCCTATCCGGTGGTCTACGCCGGCTGGCTGTCGATGTTCGAATGGGATGGAGCGTCCGATCCCATCTTCGTCGGCGCTGGCAACTTCCTGAAGCTTGCCGCCGACCCCGTCTTCTGGGCGTCGCTCGGACGCAACCTCCTGGTCGCCCTCTCCGCGATCGTCTTCCAGGTCTTTCTCGCGCTCGCCATCGCCTATTGCCTGGTGCGCATCGTCCCGGCCTTCAGCCGCATCTTCCTGTTCTTCTATCTCGTACCCGTCATGGTCAGCGAGATCTGCATCGGCCTGCTCTGGCGCTTCATGTACAACCCCTATTTCGGGCTGGTGAACGCCGCGCTGAAGGCCGTCGGCCTCGACAGCTTGAAGCGCGGCTGGCTGGGCGAATCCGAAACAGCGTTCCTCGCCGTCGTCGTGGTTATGAGCTTCACTTACCTCGGCCTCTACGTGCTGCTCTTCACCGCCGCCGTGCGCAGCGTGCCGGAAAGCGTCTACGAGGCCGCCGAACTTGATGGCGCGGGCGATTTCCGCAAGTTCTTCTCGATAACCGTGCCCATGGTCTGGGACGCCGTGCGCGCCAACTCGCTTCTCGCCATCATCGGCTCGCTGAAGACCTTCTCGCTGGTCTTTGTCCTGACCAATGGTGGCCCCAGCCATGCCAGCGAGGTCGTCTCCACCTATCTCTACAAGATGGGTTTCGGCAGCTTCCAGATGGGCTATGCAGCGACCATTGGCTTCGTACAGATGGCGTTGACAGCGCTTGCCGCCTGGGTCGTCTTCCGCTTCCTGCGCCGCAAGGGGGACGCATGA
- a CDS encoding ABC transporter substrate-binding protein, whose translation MKLKTVLIAGASLALTTFPATAGELTFWHAYAGQQDKVDFINFALDAFAKKHPDITLDVVAAEQSAYKTKLNTAMASGNPPDVFYTLPGGFLNAFVKGGQMYALDQELAKDGWRESFLESAIAQTSKDGQTYAVPVDVDSVVFWYDKALFAEKGWTVPKTYDELMALAEKIKADGIVPFALGNKDSWPATFWFQYMEMRLKGSGVVASLVNGDANATLGPEGEKAFEKVAEIAKNEYFPTGFNGMSDQEANMLFLNGQAAILLNGTWQIGASADAPEGFDLGYFAFPTVAGGAGDQTDVLAGVAASFGISEKAENKADAVTLLKFLSSPEVMTKYVELRKTMVTVKGATTEAAAGPVLYGISNDLMNAAGHLDSFYDTAMPPAATNTYYTALQGALDGSVTPADAAKRLEGALKDNK comes from the coding sequence GTGAAGCTGAAGACTGTTCTCATTGCAGGCGCATCCCTGGCGCTGACGACATTCCCGGCAACGGCCGGCGAACTTACGTTCTGGCACGCCTATGCCGGACAGCAGGACAAGGTCGATTTCATCAACTTCGCCCTGGACGCCTTCGCCAAGAAGCATCCCGACATCACGCTCGATGTCGTCGCCGCCGAACAATCGGCCTACAAGACGAAGCTGAACACCGCGATGGCCTCCGGCAATCCGCCCGACGTGTTCTATACCCTGCCCGGCGGCTTCCTGAACGCCTTCGTCAAGGGCGGCCAGATGTACGCACTCGACCAGGAGCTGGCCAAGGACGGCTGGCGTGAAAGCTTCCTGGAGAGCGCCATCGCCCAGACGAGCAAGGACGGCCAAACATATGCCGTGCCCGTCGACGTCGATTCCGTCGTCTTCTGGTACGACAAGGCGCTGTTTGCCGAAAAGGGCTGGACGGTCCCCAAGACCTATGACGAACTGATGGCGCTTGCCGAGAAGATCAAGGCCGACGGCATCGTGCCCTTTGCACTTGGCAACAAGGATTCCTGGCCGGCGACCTTCTGGTTCCAGTACATGGAAATGCGGCTCAAGGGCTCTGGCGTCGTCGCCTCCCTCGTCAATGGCGACGCGAACGCCACGCTCGGTCCGGAAGGTGAAAAGGCCTTCGAAAAGGTCGCCGAGATCGCCAAGAATGAATATTTCCCAACCGGCTTCAACGGCATGAGCGACCAGGAGGCAAACATGCTCTTCCTGAACGGTCAGGCGGCGATACTGCTCAACGGCACCTGGCAGATCGGCGCGTCCGCCGACGCGCCCGAAGGCTTCGATCTCGGCTACTTCGCCTTCCCGACCGTCGCGGGCGGGGCCGGCGACCAGACCGACGTGCTGGCCGGCGTCGCGGCCTCCTTCGGAATTTCGGAAAAGGCCGAGAACAAGGCCGACGCCGTGACGCTCCTGAAGTTCCTCTCCTCGCCCGAGGTGATGACCAAGTATGTGGAGTTGCGCAAGACGATGGTGACCGTCAAGGGCGCCACCACGGAAGCGGCCGCTGGCCCCGTGCTCTACGGTATCAGCAACGACCTGATGAATGCTGCCGGCCATCTCGATTCCTTCTACGACACCGCCATGCCGCCCGCTGCCACCAACACCTATTACACGGCCCTGCAGGGCGCACTGGATGGCTCCGTGACGCCGGCTGACGCCGCCAAGCGCCTCGAGGGCGCGCTGAAGGACAACAAGTAA
- a CDS encoding MurR/RpiR family transcriptional regulator — protein sequence MSVDPRATPGPASSRLRSVLPKLSDSERRVALWVLENVEATIRNSMSAIAQATDVSDTTVLRMCRTAGFEGFTDLKFALAQEPRGGRAEAASDPEASDLHAANRLFRAVAQAISDTQGVLNEGAFAKALDLIAGARHIVVGGVGGSGIVAQAFYQRCIRLGLRCDAPVDSQLQIMHSALTGPDDLVVAISYSGITSDPVLVLQEARSRGAATLCITGNSASPLARLADVVLVSVSHEQGSEPMAAQIAQMALIDALYSALVARNAERAQLTEERMVNAILPKSI from the coding sequence ATGAGTGTCGATCCGCGCGCTACCCCAGGTCCGGCCAGCAGCCGGTTGCGCAGCGTCCTGCCGAAGCTGTCGGATTCGGAGCGCCGCGTCGCTTTGTGGGTTCTCGAAAATGTCGAGGCGACGATCCGCAACTCCATGTCGGCGATCGCCCAGGCGACCGATGTCAGCGACACAACGGTTTTGCGCATGTGTCGTACAGCCGGTTTCGAAGGCTTTACTGACCTGAAATTCGCGCTGGCGCAGGAGCCGCGCGGTGGCCGTGCCGAGGCGGCGAGCGATCCGGAAGCGAGCGATCTCCATGCGGCGAACCGCCTCTTTCGCGCAGTGGCGCAGGCGATCAGCGATACGCAGGGCGTGCTCAACGAAGGGGCCTTTGCCAAGGCGCTCGATCTGATTGCAGGCGCACGACACATCGTCGTCGGCGGCGTCGGCGGGTCCGGCATCGTCGCGCAAGCCTTTTACCAGCGCTGCATCCGTCTTGGCCTGCGCTGCGATGCGCCGGTCGATTCACAGCTTCAGATCATGCATTCGGCACTGACCGGACCTGATGATCTCGTCGTCGCAATTTCCTATTCGGGAATAACCAGCGACCCGGTCCTCGTGCTGCAGGAAGCCAGGTCCCGCGGGGCGGCGACGCTCTGTATCACCGGCAACAGCGCATCGCCGCTGGCGCGCCTTGCCGATGTCGTGCTCGTCAGCGTTTCGCATGAGCAGGGTAGCGAGCCGATGGCCGCCCAGATCGCGCAGATGGCGCTGATCGACGCGCTTTATTCGGCGCTTGTGGCGCGCAATGCCGAACGGGCGCAACTCACCGAAGAGCGGATGGTCAACGCCATCCTGCCAAAATCCATCTAG
- a CDS encoding phosphoribosylanthranilate isomerase, producing MKVQIYTMQTVSEALAAAAAGVDYLGLTPSNRGLPGEIDFATAREIADALKGKAQRVALSVESDLDAIADMVAAVQPDVLHLCGNISLVTPEQVRVLRERLLPLYPQLRVLQAIPMTGPQALDHAAAFEPYSDIFILDSVAAHIGGIGAAGVTHDWSLSREIVKRSKLPVILAGGLGPDNVAAAIAAVQPWAVDSLTHTNKPLPEGGFRKDIDKIAAFVKAARAA from the coding sequence GTGAAAGTCCAGATCTATACCATGCAGACCGTTTCCGAGGCCCTCGCCGCTGCCGCTGCGGGCGTCGACTATCTCGGCCTGACCCCGTCCAATCGTGGCCTGCCAGGGGAGATCGACTTTGCAACGGCCCGCGAGATCGCGGATGCGCTCAAGGGCAAGGCGCAGCGGGTTGCTCTGTCGGTTGAAAGCGACCTCGACGCCATTGCCGACATGGTTGCCGCGGTCCAGCCGGACGTGCTGCATCTTTGCGGCAATATCTCGCTGGTGACGCCAGAGCAGGTGAGGGTGCTGCGCGAGAGGCTCCTGCCGCTCTATCCGCAACTGCGTGTCCTGCAGGCCATTCCGATGACGGGGCCGCAGGCGCTCGACCATGCGGCTGCCTTCGAGCCCTATTCGGACATTTTCATTCTCGATTCGGTTGCGGCCCATATCGGCGGCATCGGCGCGGCGGGTGTCACGCATGACTGGTCGCTGAGCCGCGAAATCGTCAAGCGCAGCAAGCTGCCGGTGATCCTTGCCGGCGGCCTCGGCCCGGACAACGTCGCGGCAGCCATCGCCGCGGTGCAGCCCTGGGCGGTGGATTCGCTGACGCATACCAACAAGCCGCTGCCGGAAGGCGGCTTCCGCAAGGACATCGACAAGATCGCCGCCTTCGTGAAAGCGGCAAGGGCGGCTTAA
- a CDS encoding transketolase-like TK C-terminal-containing protein, giving the protein MTEPALTPERLAHLKSLERQVLWHACWMIHNANHLREKGEVKVGGHQASSASLASILTALYFHVLRPEDRVAVKPHASPVFHGIQYVMGNQTREKLENFRGFGGAQSYPSRTKDIDDVDFSTGSVGLGVAITAFASIIQDYIAAKDWSKRPQGRMIALVGDAELDEGNIYECLQEGWKHDLRNTWWVIDYNRQSLDGVVREGLWQRIEGIFTAFGWDVKVLKYGALQEAAFREPGGEALRGWIDRCPNQLYSALTFQGGAAWRKRLADEIGGEPGVADLLAARSDDALSDLMNNLGGHCLETLIRTFESIDHDRPTVFLAYTIKGWGTPLAGHKDNHAGLMTKAQMEAFQTRIGVKPGTEWATFSAIPSPAPVKDFLKTVPFFAEGARRFTSPAVASAGPVFLDDRELSTQAGFGKILDALAKRDDALSARIVTTAPDVTVSTNLGPWVNRRGLFAREKLADTFRDERVPSAQKWEFGPSGQHIELGIAEMNLFLLLGAAGLSHSLFGERLIPIGTVYDPFVARGLDALNYACYQDARFMIVGTPSGVTLAPEGGAHQSIGSQLIGMSQDGLASFEPAFLDELSVIMDWSFDYMQRDGDGTHDTRTWLRDQTGGSVYLRLTTRPLEQIALRREDPIFRQGVIDGAYWLRAPSARTRIVLAYQGCIAPEVLMAAGRLAERHGDIAVLAVTSADRLNAGWTAAQRARRHGNGAARSHVEALLGTVPQTANLITVTDGHPATLGWLGSVEGHRTISLGVEHFGQTGTIADLYAHFGIDTQAIMEAADSFTRTGAAWPMRASIA; this is encoded by the coding sequence ATGACGGAACCGGCTTTGACGCCCGAACGCTTGGCGCATCTCAAAAGCCTGGAGCGGCAGGTCCTGTGGCACGCCTGCTGGATGATCCACAACGCCAATCACCTGCGCGAGAAGGGCGAGGTGAAGGTCGGCGGGCATCAGGCCTCCTCGGCGTCGCTCGCCTCGATCCTGACGGCACTCTATTTCCATGTGCTGCGGCCGGAAGACCGCGTGGCGGTAAAACCGCATGCCTCGCCGGTCTTCCATGGCATCCAGTATGTCATGGGCAACCAGACCAGGGAGAAGCTGGAGAATTTCCGCGGCTTTGGCGGCGCGCAATCCTATCCAAGCCGCACCAAAGACATCGACGACGTCGATTTTTCCACGGGCTCCGTCGGCCTCGGCGTCGCCATCACCGCCTTCGCCTCGATCATTCAGGACTATATCGCCGCCAAGGACTGGTCGAAGCGTCCGCAAGGCCGGATGATCGCGCTGGTCGGCGACGCGGAGCTCGACGAAGGCAACATCTACGAATGCCTGCAGGAAGGCTGGAAACACGACCTGCGCAATACCTGGTGGGTGATCGACTATAACAGACAGAGCCTCGACGGCGTCGTGCGCGAGGGGCTTTGGCAGCGCATCGAGGGCATCTTCACCGCCTTTGGCTGGGATGTGAAGGTGCTGAAATACGGCGCGCTACAGGAGGCCGCCTTCCGCGAACCCGGCGGCGAAGCGCTGCGAGGCTGGATCGACCGCTGTCCCAACCAGCTCTATTCGGCGCTGACCTTTCAGGGGGGCGCTGCCTGGCGCAAACGGCTGGCCGACGAGATCGGCGGCGAACCGGGCGTCGCTGACCTTCTCGCCGCTCGCAGCGACGACGCGCTTTCCGACCTGATGAACAATCTCGGCGGCCATTGTCTGGAAACACTGATCCGTACCTTCGAAAGCATCGACCATGACCGGCCGACCGTCTTTCTCGCCTATACGATCAAGGGGTGGGGCACGCCGCTCGCCGGCCACAAGGACAACCATGCCGGCCTGATGACCAAGGCGCAGATGGAAGCGTTCCAGACACGCATCGGCGTCAAGCCTGGCACGGAATGGGCGACGTTCAGCGCGATCCCCTCGCCGGCTCCGGTCAAGGATTTCCTGAAGACCGTACCGTTCTTCGCCGAGGGTGCCCGGCGCTTCACCTCGCCTGCCGTGGCCTCGGCAGGTCCTGTCTTCCTAGACGATCGTGAACTGTCGACTCAGGCCGGCTTCGGCAAGATCCTCGATGCCCTTGCCAAGCGGGATGACGCGCTGTCCGCCCGCATCGTTACCACAGCGCCCGACGTCACCGTCTCGACCAATCTCGGCCCCTGGGTCAACCGCCGCGGCCTGTTCGCCCGTGAAAAGCTCGCCGATACGTTCCGCGACGAGCGGGTGCCCTCGGCGCAGAAATGGGAGTTCGGCCCATCCGGCCAGCATATCGAACTTGGCATTGCCGAAATGAACCTCTTCCTGTTGCTCGGCGCCGCGGGCCTTTCCCATTCGCTGTTCGGCGAGCGGCTCATCCCCATCGGCACCGTCTACGATCCCTTCGTCGCCCGCGGCCTCGATGCATTGAATTACGCCTGCTATCAGGATGCGCGGTTCATGATCGTCGGCACGCCCTCGGGTGTGACGCTGGCGCCGGAGGGTGGCGCGCATCAGTCGATCGGCTCGCAGCTCATCGGCATGAGCCAGGATGGTCTTGCAAGCTTCGAGCCCGCCTTCCTCGACGAACTCTCCGTCATCATGGACTGGTCCTTCGACTATATGCAGCGCGACGGCGATGGGACGCATGACACACGCACCTGGCTGCGTGATCAGACCGGCGGCTCAGTCTATCTGCGCCTGACGACACGACCGCTGGAGCAGATCGCACTCCGGCGTGAAGATCCCATCTTCCGGCAAGGAGTCATCGACGGCGCCTACTGGCTGCGCGCGCCATCCGCCCGCACCCGTATCGTGCTCGCCTATCAGGGGTGTATCGCGCCGGAAGTGCTGATGGCCGCCGGGCGGCTTGCCGAGCGCCACGGCGACATCGCAGTCCTCGCCGTCACCTCGGCCGACCGGCTGAATGCCGGCTGGACCGCGGCACAACGCGCCCGCCGCCACGGCAACGGAGCGGCCCGGAGCCATGTCGAGGCGCTGCTGGGCACCGTGCCACAAACGGCAAACCTCATCACCGTCACGGACGGGCATCCGGCGACGCTCGGCTGGCTGGGCTCGGTGGAGGGGCATCGCACGATATCGCTCGGCGTCGAGCATTTCGGCCAGACCGGCACGATCGCCGATCTCTATGCCCATTTCGGCATCGACACGCAGGCCATCATGGAAGCCGCGGATTCCTTTACCCGCACTGGCGCCGCCTGGCCCATGCGGGCAAGCATAGCCTGA
- a CDS encoding Lrp/AsnC family transcriptional regulator: MSQSKPSLDSATIRILDLLQQNAERSISELAEATGLSASPCWRRVNDLKESGVIKGTVALVDAPSLGLAVNVFVQVSLKQQDRQSLDIFNAAIRTKPEIVECYLMTGEADYMLRVVVEDLAKFQALVVDFLTLIPGVANIRSSFALSQIKYTTALPTEHLKGKSA, from the coding sequence ATGTCTCAGTCGAAACCTTCTCTGGATTCCGCCACCATCCGTATCCTTGATCTCCTTCAGCAAAACGCCGAACGGAGTATTTCGGAACTGGCGGAAGCGACCGGCCTTTCCGCCTCTCCCTGTTGGCGGCGCGTCAATGATCTCAAGGAAAGCGGCGTCATCAAGGGCACGGTGGCGCTGGTCGATGCCCCCTCGCTTGGCCTTGCGGTCAACGTCTTCGTGCAGGTCTCGCTGAAGCAGCAGGACCGACAATCCCTCGACATCTTCAACGCGGCGATCCGCACCAAACCGGAAATCGTCGAGTGCTATCTGATGACCGGCGAGGCGGATTACATGTTGCGCGTCGTCGTCGAGGACCTTGCGAAATTCCAGGCGCTGGTCGTCGATTTCCTGACGCTCATTCCCGGTGTCGCCAATATCCGGTCCAGCTTTGCACTGAGCCAGATCAAGTACACGACGGCGCTACCGACCGAGCATCTCAAGGGCAAGAGTGCTTGA
- a CDS encoding NADPH-dependent FMN reductase codes for MKVLAISGSTRQLSTNTALLRAFQALAPADIELDVFDRIGEFPVFSPDLEGLHTPDSVIRFIEKISVSDGLIISSPEYVRSIPGGLKNAIDWLVSGEAVIGKPIALVHASHRGEDMLAALRTVLSTVSSNFSESIFFRLPVMKQTPDSIRESLMTSANRPAAEKFLKDFAAFCRSQKSEAANAIAI; via the coding sequence ATGAAGGTACTAGCGATTTCAGGCAGCACGCGTCAGCTATCCACCAATACGGCCTTGCTAAGGGCTTTCCAGGCCCTGGCACCGGCCGATATAGAACTTGATGTCTTTGACCGGATCGGTGAGTTCCCTGTCTTTTCCCCTGACCTTGAGGGCCTGCATACCCCAGATAGCGTCATCCGGTTCATCGAGAAAATTTCCGTGAGTGATGGGCTGATCATTTCCAGCCCTGAATATGTTCGCAGCATTCCCGGCGGCCTTAAAAACGCGATCGACTGGCTTGTCTCCGGTGAGGCGGTGATCGGAAAACCGATAGCCCTCGTCCACGCTTCACACAGAGGCGAGGACATGCTGGCAGCGCTGCGAACGGTGCTTTCGACCGTAAGCTCAAATTTCTCGGAGAGTATCTTCTTTCGGCTTCCGGTGATGAAGCAGACGCCTGATTCAATCAGAGAAAGCCTCATGACATCGGCAAATCGACCCGCGGCGGAGAAATTCCTGAAGGACTTTGCGGCGTTCTGCCGGAGCCAAAAGAGCGAGGCCGCAAACGCTATTGCCATTTAA
- a CDS encoding excalibur calcium-binding domain-containing protein has translation MNKTTAACAVPIAATVADTGAKDSALFAEVKDTWRITAHPGYSPRLDRDGDGVACERGKGK, from the coding sequence ATGAACAAGACAACTGCGGCATGCGCCGTGCCGATCGCGGCAACGGTCGCCGACACAGGCGCGAAAGACAGCGCCTTATTCGCTGAAGTCAAGGATACGTGGCGGATCACGGCGCACCCCGGCTATTCGCCGAGGCTCGACCGCGATGGCGACGGTGTCGCTTGCGAACGAGGGAAAGGGAAATGA